Proteins from a single region of Rhipicephalus sanguineus isolate Rsan-2018 chromosome 5, BIME_Rsan_1.4, whole genome shotgun sequence:
- the LOC119393088 gene encoding gamma-secretase subunit Aph-1, which yields MTLLEFTGCSLLGFGPTLSMFVLTVAGQPSRVIVFVTGSFFWLLSLLLASLAWLLLVPLHHYSASGVAIAVLSQARSLLLGAEDRECFRLLFFRVLRKAERVLNAVALTAAEDVLRSRLAFAYTAGLAFGAMSALFSLLGQLADALGPGTAGIFGGTPRRLTVAAITAATFSVLHVFWALVSFHALDTRRWSVLAFAPAAHMAASAATLLAPGGDYVIFLGALCAVLAVSAAMAFHAAGGSAGNIVVLFRRGSKK from the exons ATGACTCTGCTGGAATTCACCGGCTGTTCTCTGCTGGGTTTCGGCCCGACGCTGTCGATGTTCGTGCTCACAGTGGCGGGACAGCCGAGCCGCGTGATTGTGTTCGTGACGGGCTCCTTTTTCTGGCTGctctcgctgctgctcgcctctcTCGCCTGGCTGCTGCTTGTGCCCCTGCACCATTACAGCGCATCAGGGGTCGCCATCGCTGTCCTCTCACAGGCACGCTCCCTTCT GCTGGGCGCCGAGGATCGC gAGTGCTTCCGGCTGCTCTTCTTCCGTGTGCTGCGCAAGGCCGAGCGCGTGCTGAACGCGGTAGCGCTGACCGCTGCCGAGGACGTACTGCGCTCTCGTTTGGCATTCGCCTACACGGCTGGCCTCGCCTTTGGAGCCATGAGCGCACTCTTCTCGCTACTCGGCCAGCTTGCTGACGCCCTGGGGCCCGGGACGGCAGGCATTTTCGGAGGTACGCCGCGACGTCTAACTGTGGCAGCAATCACTGCAGCCACCTTCAG TGTGCTGCATGTCTTCTGGGCCCTGGTCTCTTTCCACGCGCTTGACACGCGCCGATGGTCGGTGCTCGCCTTCGCCCCGGCTGCCCACATGGCCGCATCGGCGGCCACGCTGCTGGCACCTGGCGGCGACTACGTCATCTTCCTGGGCGCCCTCTGTGCAGTCCTGGCGGTGTCTGCGGCGATGGCGTTTCACGCGGCGGGAGGCAGCGCTGGAAATATTGTCGTTTTATTCAGGCGCGGCTCCAAGAAATGA
- the LOC119393171 gene encoding juvenile hormone acid O-methyltransferase isoform X1 has product MATHRKPVAAATLPFTQSNVPKVYDEVRGPDRQATAELLQAWQASFFTCSNRSDASDHQYLDVGCGPGNLTRNHLLPSCPPTLKRLLACDNSPAMVDYARTVHGHPKIDHRLLDIAVDEDVQRFIAEEGRFQRVYSFLVFHWIQDRAVALKNIERLMTPGGECLIIYNPQPGPAMLNRAFLESESWAKYRDVMSMPIFHECGDAVSLRKSLFDLVKQTGLVPLSCELVRINVKSANVDDAARLFTVGAPFYHLLTEEEKPDLLKFVRNFMLQGRCSNFSTTGTTEQLRFVFHGYKP; this is encoded by the exons ATGGCTACACACAGGAAACCCGTTGCTGCTGCAACACTGCCGTTCACCCAAAGCAACGTACCGAAGGTATATGACGAAGTCAGAGGGCCCGATCGACAAGCGACGGCGGAgcttcttcaggcttggcaggcGTCGTTTTTCACGTGCTCGAACAGAAGCGACGCGAGCGACCACCAGTACCTGGATGTCGGTTGCGGACCGGGTAACTTGACGCGGAACCACCTGCTGCCCTCGTGCCCTCCAACGCTGAAGAGACTCTTGGCTTGCGACAACTCGCCTGCCATGGTGGATTATGCGAGAACGGTGCACGGCCACCCGAAGATTGATCACCGACTGCTGGACATCGCCGTGGACGAGGACGTGCAGCGGTTCATCGCCGAGGAGGGCCGATTTCAGAGAGTCTACTCCTTCCTCGTATTTCACTGGATACAAGACAGGGCAGTTGCGCTGAAAAACATCGAGCGCCTGATGACTCCAGGTGGCGAGTGCCTTATAATATACAATCCGCAGCCGGGACCAGCGATGCTGAACCGGGCGTTCCTGGAGAGTGAATCATGGGCAAAATACCGCGAT GTGATGTCCATGCCAATATTTCATGAATGTGGCGACGCTGTATCTTTGAGAAAGAGCCTATTCGACCTTGTCAAGCAAACGGGGCTCGTTCCACTGAGCTGCGAATTGGTTCGAATCAATGTCAAAAGTGCCAACGTCGACGACGCTGCGC GCTTGTTTACGGTTGGCGCTCCTTTCTATCATCTGCTGACGGAAGAAGAGAAGCCCGATTTATTGAAATTTGTCAGAAATTTCATGCTGCAAGGCCGCTGTTCCAACTTCTCAACCACCGGAACAACAGAACAGCTCAGATTTGTATTTCACGGATACAAACCATAG
- the LOC119393171 gene encoding juvenile hormone acid O-methyltransferase isoform X2, which produces MATHRKPVAAATLPFTQSNVPKVYDEVRGPDRQATAELLQAWQASFFTCSNRSDASDHQYLDVGCGPGNLTRNHLLPSCPPTLKRLLACDNSPAMVDYARTVHGHPKIDHRLLDIAVDEDVQRFIAEEGRFQRVYSFLVFHWIQDRAVALKNIERLMTPGGECLIIYNPQPGPAMLNRAFLESESWAKYRDACLRLALLSIIC; this is translated from the exons ATGGCTACACACAGGAAACCCGTTGCTGCTGCAACACTGCCGTTCACCCAAAGCAACGTACCGAAGGTATATGACGAAGTCAGAGGGCCCGATCGACAAGCGACGGCGGAgcttcttcaggcttggcaggcGTCGTTTTTCACGTGCTCGAACAGAAGCGACGCGAGCGACCACCAGTACCTGGATGTCGGTTGCGGACCGGGTAACTTGACGCGGAACCACCTGCTGCCCTCGTGCCCTCCAACGCTGAAGAGACTCTTGGCTTGCGACAACTCGCCTGCCATGGTGGATTATGCGAGAACGGTGCACGGCCACCCGAAGATTGATCACCGACTGCTGGACATCGCCGTGGACGAGGACGTGCAGCGGTTCATCGCCGAGGAGGGCCGATTTCAGAGAGTCTACTCCTTCCTCGTATTTCACTGGATACAAGACAGGGCAGTTGCGCTGAAAAACATCGAGCGCCTGATGACTCCAGGTGGCGAGTGCCTTATAATATACAATCCGCAGCCGGGACCAGCGATGCTGAACCGGGCGTTCCTGGAGAGTGAATCATGGGCAAAATACCGCGAT GCTTGTTTACGGTTGGCGCTCCTTTCTATCATCTGCTGA